CCGGGGCAGGGCACGGGTGCCCTGCCCCCGGGGTTCAATCTCAGGCGGGTTGGCAGGTCCGGCTCAGTTGCGGTTGCGGTCGAGATCGATGTCGATCGCGAGCGAACGGATTTCCTTCACCAGCACGTTGAAGGACTCCGGCATCCCGGAATCGATCTTGTGCTCGCCCTTGACGATGTTTTCGTACACCTTGGTCCGGCCGGTCACGTCGTCCGACTTGACCGTAAGCATCTCCTGCAGCGTGTACGCCGCACCATACGCTTCCAGCGCCCACACTTCCATTTCGCCGAAACGCTGGCCGCCGAACTGCGCCTTGCCGCCCAGCGGCTGCTGGGTCACGAGCGAGTACGGGCCGGTGGAGCGGGCATGCATCTTGTCGTCGACCAGGTGGTGCAGCTTGAGCACGTGCTTGTAGCCGACCGTGACCTGGCGCTCGAACGCTTCGCCGGTGCGGCCGTCGTACAGCGTGACCTGGCCGCCCACCGGCAGGCCGGCGAGTTCGAGCATCTGGCGGATTTCCTCTTCCTTCGCACCGTCGAACACCGGAGTCGCGAACGGCACGCCTTTCTTGAGGTTGAAGGCCAGATCCGCCACGTCCCCGTCGGAGAAGCCGGCGAGATCCTCGGCCTTTCCGCTGCTGTTGTAGATCTGGTCGAGGAAGCCACGCAGCTCGTCGGCCGAAGCCTTGGCCTGCAGCATGCGGTCGATCTTCTGCCCCAGGCCCTTCGCCGCCCAGCCGAGGTGGGTCTCGAGGATCTGGCCGATGTTCATCCGCGACGGCACGCCGAGCGGGTTCAGCACGATGTCGAGCGGCGTGCCGTCTTCCATGTACGGCATGTCCTCGACCGGAACGATCTTCGACACCACGCCCTTGTTGCCGTGACGGCCGGCCATCTTGTCGCCCGGCTGCAGGCGGCGCTTCACCGCCAGATAGACCTTGACCATCTTCTGCACGCCCGGGGGCAGCTCATCGCCCTGGGTGAGCTTCTTCTTCTTGATCTCGAACGCCTGCTCGAAGTCCTTGCGGGTGTTTTCCAGGCCTTCGCGCACGGCTTCGAGCTGCACCGCCAGGGTCTCGTCGGCGAGGCGGATGTCGAACCAGTGATAGAGCTCGAGACCGTCCAGATAGGCGTCCGCGATCTCGCTGCCCTTGGCCAGCTTCTTCGGCCCGCCGTTGGCCTTCTGGCCGACGATCATGCGCCGGATCCGGGCGAAGGCGTCGCGCTCGACGATCCGCATCTGGTCGGCGAGGTCGGTCTTGAAGCTGCGCAGCTGGTCGTCGATGATCGACTGCGCGCGCTTGTCGCGCTCGATGCCTTCGCGGGTGAACACCTGCACGTCGATGACGGTGCCGACCATGCCCGAGGGCACGCGCAGCGAAGTGTCCTTCACGTCGGAGGCCTTCTCGCCGAAGATCGCGCGCAGCAGCTTTTCTTCCGGCGTGAGCTGGGTTTCGCCCTTCGGCGTGACCTTGCCCACCAGCACGTCGCCGGCCTCGACTTCGGCACCGATATAGACGATGCCCGATTCGTCCAGGCGCGACAGCTGCGCTTCGCCCAGGGAGGCGATATCGCGGGTGATCTCCTCGGGTCCGAGCTTGGTGTCGCGGGCGACGACGGTGAGTTCTTCGACGTGGATCGAGGTGAAGCGGTCGTCGGCGACGACGCGCTCGGAGATCAGGATCGAGTCTTCGAAGTTGTAGCCGTTCCACGGCATGAAGCCGACCAGCATGTTCTGGCCCAGCGCCAGTTCGCCGAGGTCGGTCGATGCACCGTCGGCGACCACGTCGCCGCGGGCGATACGATCGCCCACCTTCACCACCGGACGCTGGTTGATGTTGGTGTTCTGGTTGGAACGGGTGTACTTGATCATGTTGTAGATGTCGACGCCGACTTCACCCGCCAGGGTCTCGTCGTCGTTCACCCGGATCACGATCCGGTTCGCATCCACATAGTCCACGATGCCGCCGCGGGTGGCCTGCACCGCGGTGCCCGAGTCGACCGCGACGCGGCGCTCGATGCCGGTGCCGACGAGCGGCTTTTCCGGGCGCAGGCAGGGCACGGCCTGACGCTGCATGTTGGCGCCCATCAGCGCGCGGTTGGCGTCGTCGTGCTCGAGGAACGGAATCAGCGACGCCGCCACCGACACGATCTGGCCCGGCGCCACGTCCATGTACTGGACCTGGTCCGAGGTGGCGAGCAGGAATTCGCCCTTGTGGCGGCAGGACACGAGGTCACCCGCAAGCATGCCTTCGGCATCGATTTCGGCGTTCGCCTGGGCGATCACGTACTGGCCTTCCTCGATCGCGGAGAGGAAGTCGATCTGGTCGGTGACCTTGCCGTCATTGACCTTGCGGTACGGGGTCTCGAGAAAGCCGTGGCGGTTGGTGCGCGCATAAACGGCGAGCGAGTTGATCAGGCCGATGTTCGGACCTTCCGGGGTCTCGATCGGACACACCCGGCCGTAGTGCGTCGGGTGCACGTCGCGCACCTCGAAACCGGCGCGCTCGCGCGTCAGACCGCCCGGACCGAGCGCCGAGACGCGGCGCTTGTGGGTGATCTCGGACAGCGGGTTGGTCTGGTCCATGAACTGCGACAGCTGGCTGGAGCCGAAGAACTCCTTGATCGCCGCCGAGATCGGCTTGGCGTTGATCAGGTCGTGCGGCATCAGGTTGTCGGATTCAGCCTGGCTCAACCGCTCCTTGACCGCGCGCTCGACCCGCACCAGGCCGGCGCGGAACTGGTTCTCGGCCAGTTCGCCGACCGAACGCACGCGGCGGTTGCCGAGGTGGTCGATGTCGTCGATCTCGCCGCGGCCGTTGCGCAGTTCGACGAGCACGCCGATCACCGCCAGGATGTCCTCGTTCACCAGCACGCCCGGGCCGTCCTCGCCCTGCGCGCCGACGCGCTCGTAGAAGCGCTTGAGCCAGCCCGGCGCCTTGTCGTCGATCTTTTCCGGGTAGGCGCGGCGGTTGAACTTCATGCGCCCGACGGACGACAGGTCGTAGCGTTCCTCGGCGTAGAACAGACCGTTGAACAGGCCCTCGACGGCATCCTCGGTGGGCGGCTCGCCCGGACGCATCATGCGGTAGATCGCGACCTTGGCAGCCCACTGATCGGCGGTCTCGTCGATGCGCAGGGTCTGCGAGATGTAGGCACCACGGTCGAGATCGTTGATGTACAGCGTGCTCAGCTCGGTGATCCCGGCCAGGCGCAGCTTGTCGAGCAGGTCCTCGGTGATCTCGTCGTTGGCACGCGCCAGCACTTCGCCGGTCGCCGGATCGGCGACGTTGTTGGCGATCACGCGACCAAGGAGGAAATCGTCCGGCACCGCCATGGTCTTCACGCCGGCCTGGTCGATCTCGCGGATGTGCTTGGAAGTGATGCGCTTTTCACGCGCGACGATGATCCGGCCATCGGCGGTGGTGATGTCGAAACGGGCCACTTCACCGCGCAGACGCTCGGGCACGAGCTCGAACTGGGCGCCATCGGACTGCAGATGGAAGGTGTCGGTGTCGTGGAACGTGGCCAGGATCTCTTCGGGCGTCAGACCGATCGCGCGCAGCAGGATCGTCACCGGCATCTTGCGGCGGCGGTCGACGCGGAAGTACAGGTAGTCCTTCGGATCGAACTCGAAATCCAGCCAGGAGCCGCGGTAGGGAATGATCCGTGCCGAGAACAGCAGCTTGCCCGAGGAGTGCGTCTTGCCGCGGTCGTGCTCGAAGAACACCCCCGGCGAACGGTGCAGCTGCGACACGATGACGCGCTCGGTGCCGTTGATGACGAAGGAGCCGGTGGTGGTCATGAGCGGGATCTCGCCCATGTACACTTCCTGCTCCTTGACTTCCTTGATGGTTTCCTTCGGCGCTTCGCGGTCCATGATCACCAGACGCACGCGCGCGCGCAGCGGCGAAGCGAAGGTCAGCCCGCGTTGCTGGCACTCCTTCACATCGAAGGCCGGCTCGCCCAGCATGTACTGGACGAATTCGAGGCGCGCATTGCCGCTATGGCTCGAGATCGGGAAAATCGAAGTGAACGCGGCCTGCAGACCCTGGTTGTGCCGTACTTCCGGCAGGGTTTCGGCCTGCAGGAACTCGGCAAACGACTCGATCTGGGTGGCGAGCAGGAAAGGCGCATCGAGCACGGCCGCGCGCTTGGCGAAGCTCTTGCGGATACGTTTCTTTTCGGTGTAGGAATACGCCATGGATGCTCCGGCTAGAGGGCTAACATCGGAAAGACAGGACACAACGTTCGCTGCGTGGGCGCCGTCATCGGGCGCGCCTGGGGCGGCGCAAACGCTCTGATCTGCCTTCGATCATCGCGGCAGTCGCCGCAATCTCGTTCAGAAAGCACGAAAGGGCCGGCACTCCCGAGAGTGCCAGCCCCGCGGGGAAGGCGAGGATTACTTGATCTCGACCTTCGCGCCGGCGTCTTCCAGTTGCTTCTTCAGCGCTTCGGCGTCGGCCTTGGCGATGCCTTCCTTGACGGCCTTCGGCGCGCCGTCGACCAGGTCCTTGGCTTCCTTCAGGCCCAGGCCGGTAGCGGCGCGGACGACCTTGATGACCTCGACCTTCTTCTCGCCGGCACCGGTGAGGATGACGTCGAACTCGGTCTTCTCTTCGGCGGCCGGGGCGGCGGCGCCGGCACCCGGGGCAGCCACGGCCAGGGAGGCAGCGGACACGCCGAACTTCTCTTCGAACGCCTTGACCAGGTCGTTCAGTTCCATCACGGTCATGCCAGCAACGGCTTCCAGGATGTCTTCTTTGCTGATTGCCATTTCAAATCACTCCAGAATCGATACTTGTCAGAAAACTTTCGTAGCGGGATGCAGCACTCAGGCGGCCGCGCCTTCTTCCTCGCGCTTCTTGGCGAGGGCGGCGAGCGCACCGGCAAAGCCGGAAACCGGCGCCTGCATGACGCCCAGCAGCTTGGCGAGCAGCTCTTCGCGGCTCGGGATCGAGGCCAGGGCCTGCACGCCGGCGAGGTCGAGCGTATTGCCGGCGTAGGAACCCGCCTTCAGGACCAGCTTGGGGTTGGTCTTGGCGAATTCGTTGAGCACCTTGGCAGCAGCGACCGGGTCCTGCGAAACGCTATAGATCAGCGGCCCAGTGAGCTGCTCGGCCAGACCCTCGAACGGGGTACCGGCGATCGCACGACGCACCAGGGTGTTCTTCAGCACGCGCAGATAGACGCCGGATTCGCGGGCCTTGGCGCGCAGCACGGTGAGATCGCCCACCGCAATGCCGCGATACTCGGCCACCGCGATCGTCTGGGCATTGGCCACCTGTGCCGACACCTCAGCCACTACGGCTTTCTTGTCATCGAGATTGAGACCCACGGGTCTTTCCTCCTTTCAAGTCAACACACGAGCCACATGTTGCGGCTCGCACCCACGGCGACCTGGATCAGGAGTGCGGCCCAGCGGGCCAGATCCTGTTCTGGGTACACCGTCTGCGCAGGCCATCGAAATGCTTAAGCGATTCCCCTCGGGGTCTCACACCTGCGGTCTTTGACGATCCGTGCCCACTCTTGCGGGTGGACACGGCCCAAAGTACTTCGGCGCCGCCGGCACAGAGGCCCGCGGCGCGGCAATCATGCAGCGTTGACGCTGCCCGTTTCCACCCGCACCCCGGCACCCATGGTGCTGGAGACGGCGATACGGCGCAGATACAAGCCCTTCGAGGCGGCCGGCTTGGCCTTCACCAGCGCATCGATGAAGGCGCTGAGGTTCTGTTGCAGCGCTTCGACGTCGAACGAGGCGCGACCGATCGTGGCATGCACGAGACCGCCCTTGTCGGTGCGGTACTGGACCTGGCCGGCCTTGGCGTTCTTCACCGCCGTCGCCACGTCCATCGTCACCGTGCCGACTTTCGGGTTCGGCATCAGGCCGCGCGGACCGAGGATCTGGCCGAGCTGGCCGACCACGCGCATGGCGTCGGGGGTGGCGATGCAGATGTCGAAATCGAGGTTGCCGGCCTTGACCTGCTCGGCGAGGTCGTCGAAACCGACCACGTCGGCGCCCGCCGCGCGCGCAGCTTCAGCCTTCTCACCCTGGGCGAACACCGCCACGCGCACCGACTTGCCGGTTCCCGCGGGGAGCACGACCGAGCCGCGCACGACCTGGTCCGATTTGCGTGCATCGACGCCGAGGTTGACGGCGATGTCGATCGACTCGTCGAACTTGGCGGTGGCGCACTCCTTGACCAGACGCAGGGCGTCAGCGACCGGGTAGGCCTGATTGCGATCGACCTTGGCGCGCAGCGCCTGAACTCGCTTGGACAGTTTCGCCATGATTACAGCCCCTCCACAGTGATGCCCATGCTGCGGGCGGAGCCGGCGATGGTGCGCACGGCGGCTTCCATGTCGGCAGCGGTGAGATCGGGCATCTTGGTCTTGGCGATTTCCTCGACCTGAGCACGGCTGATCTTGCCGACCTTGTCGGTATGCGGCTTGGCCGAGCCTTTCTGCAGGCCGGCCGCCTTCTTGATCAGGATCGTCGCCGGCGGAGTCTTCATGATGAACGTGAAGGACTTGTCGGCGAACGCGGTGATCACCACCGGAATCGGCAGGCCCGGCTCGAGACCCTGGGTCTTGGCGTTGAAGGCCTTGCAGAATTCCATGATGTTCAGACCGCGCTGACCGAGCGCCGGACCGATCGGGGGGCTGGGGTTGGCCTTGCCGGCCGGCACCTGCAGCTTGATGTAACCAATGATTTTCTTTGCCATGACGGCTCGCTCCTGTGTTGAGTGCTAGCGCACCGGGCATCGCGCCCGACGCTCCTCGCATCGCCCGCACCCGATCACCGGGTCAACGGGCTACGGCAGGCCCTGAGGCCTGCCGTCCTGCTCAGGTCTTCTCGACCTGGGCAAAATCCAGTTCCACCGGCGTGGCGCGACCGAAAATGGTCACCGACACGCGCAGCTTGTTCTTTTCGTAGTTGGCGTCTTCCACCGAGCCGTGGAAATCGGTGAACGGACCTTCCTTCACCCGCACCACTTCGCCGATCTCGAACAACACCTTCGGGCGCGGCTTGTCCACCCCCTCCTGCATCTGCTGCATGATCTTCTCGACCTCCTTCTCGGAGATCGGGGCAGGCCTGTTCGCCGTCCCGCCGACGAAGCCGGTGACTTTCGGCGTCGACTTCACCAGATGCCAGCTCTCGTCGTTCATTTCCATTTCGACGAGCACGTACCCTGGGAAAAACTTGCGCTCGGTGACCGTCTTCTGGCCACCGCGCATCTCGACCACTTCCTCGACCGGCACCAGGATCTGGCCGAAGCTGTCCTGCATGCCGGCGCGATTGACTCTTTCCACCAGCGCGCGCTGCACGGACTTCTCGAAGCCCGAATAGGCGTGCACCACATACCAACGCTTGGTCATATCACTTCCAGCCCAGAACGAGATCGTAAAGAACCCATTCAAGGGTCTTGTCGGCGAACCACAGGAAGATCGCCATCACCACCACGAAAGCGAAGACCAGACCGGTCGTCTGCACGGTCTCCTTGCGGCTCGGCCATACGACCTTCTTGGTTTCGGTAACCGATTCCCGCGCGAAGCCGATGAAGCGCTGCCCCGGAGCGGAGAACGAAGCGACCGCAACACCCGCGGCGACGCCGGCGAGCACAGCGAGCACGCGAAGGACCAGAGCCTGCTCGGACAGCAGATAAAAGCCGACCACACCGGCGGCGAGCAGTGCCAGAGCCAGCGCGAACTTCAACTTATCGGCCATTGCGGAAACACCCGGAAAAGTGTGGCAGGGGCAGAGGGAATCGAACCCCCAACCTTCGGTTTTGGAGACCGACGCTCTGCCAGTTGAGCTATACCCCTGCAGCGGAAACTGCAAGGCGCACCCTTGCGGGCGCGCCGATCTGGCAACCAGCGAGCGGATTACTCGATGATCTTGGCGACGACGCCGGCGCCGACGGTGCGACCGCCCTCGCGGATCGCGAAGCGCAGACCCTCTTCCATGGCGATCGGGCAGATCAGCTTGACGGTGATCGACACGTTGTCGCCCGGCATCACCATCTCGGTGCCTTCGGGTAGCGAGATCGAACCGGTCACGTCCGTGGTACGGAAGTAGAACTGCGGACGGTAGTTGTTGAAGAACGGGGTGTGACGACCGCCTTCTTCCTTCGACAGGACGTAGATCTCGCCGGTGAAGTGGGTGTGCGGGGTGATCGAACCCGGCTTGCACAGCACCTGGCCGCGCTCGACGTCTTCACGCTTGGTGCCGCGCAGCAGCACGCCGACGTTGTCGCCCGCCTGGCCCTGGTCGAGCAGCTTGCGGAACATTTCGACGCCGGTGCAGGTGGTCTTGACCGTGGGCTTGATGCCGACGATCTCGATTTCCTCGCCGACCTTGACCACGCCGCGCTCGACGCGACCGGTCACCACGGTGCCGCGACCCGAGATCGAGAACACGTCTTCGATCGGCAGCAGGAAGGGCTTGTCGATCGCGCGCTCCGGGGTCGGGATGTAGGAATCCAGCGCCGCCGCCAGTTCCAGGATCGCCGGCTCGCCGATCGGCGATTGGTCGCCTTCGAGCGCCTTCAGCGCCGAGCCCTTGACGATCGGAATGTCGTCGCCCGGGAAGTCGTACTTCGACAGCAGCTCGCGCACTTCCATCTCGACGAGCTCGAGCAGCTCTTCGTCGTCAACCATGTCGCACTTGTTCAGGAAGACGATGATGTAGGGCACACCCACCTGGCGGGCGAGCAGGATGTGCTCGCGCGTCTGCGGCATCGGGCCGTCCGCGGCCGAGCACACCAGGATCGCACCATCCATCTGCGCCGCACCGGTGATCATGTTCTTGACGTAGTCGGCGTGACCCGGGCAGTCGACGTGCGCGTAGTGACGAGTCTCGGTCTCGTACTCGACGTGCGCGGTGTTGATCGTGATGCCACGCGCCTTTTCTTCCGGCGCCGCGTCGATCTGGTCGTAGGCCTTCGCTTCGCCGCCGAACTTCTTCGACAGGATCGTCGTGATCGCCGCGGTCAGCGTGGTCTTGCCGTGGTCAACGTGGCCGATCGTGCCGACGTTCACGTGCGGCTTCGTCCGTTCGAACTTACCCTTAGCCATATCGCTATCCTTAAAATCAGAACCAGAAAAACCGGCGCGGCGACCACGCTCGTTGGCCGCCGTACAGGCCAGGCAGAAAATGAGTGGTGCCCATGACGTGGATTGAACACGTGGCCTCTCCCTTACCAAGGGAGTGCTCTACCACTGAGCTACATGGGCGCCGAAAACAACACAACTGGAGCGGGTGAAGGGAATCGAACCCTCGTCGTAAGCTTGGAAGGCTTCTGCTCTACCATTGAGCTACACCCGCACTTACCTCGCTGCACAAAGCACAGTCGATTCGCTGCATCCGCCACATCGAGCACTACAGCACTGCCCGACATTCGATATTGCTGGTGGAGGGAGAAGGATTCGAACCTTCGAAGGCTGAGCCGTCAGATTTACAGTCTGATCCCGTTGACCGCTTGGGTATCCCTCCAACTGGGAAGCCCCGCACTATAGTGCCCGACCGAACCCATGTCAAACCCTTTTTCACAACGGGGCAAAAAAACCGGCTTTCCCTTCGACACCGGTGATACCGTCCTCCTTCCAACTCCAGGAGCCCTCGCATGACCGCCCCCCAGTCCGGCGCGCAGCGCCCCCTGCCTGCCGCCTTCATCGACGCCATGAGCACCCGCTTCGGCGCCCGCTTCACCCTGTCCGAAGCCGTGCGCGCCCATCACGGCCACGACGAATCGCATTTCCCCGACGCCCTGCCCGATGCCGTCGTATTCGTCCATAGCACCGAAGAGACCGCAGCCGTCGTCCGTTGCTGCCGCGAGTTCGCCGTTCCGGTCATCGCCTTCGGCACCGGCAGCTCGCTCGAGGGCCATATCCTCCCCGTGCGCGGCGGCATCAGCGTCGACTTCAGCGAAATGAACAAAGTGCTCGACATCCGGGTGGCCGACCTCGACGTCGTCGTGCAGCCCGGCGTCACCCGCAAGCAGCTCAACGCCGAACTCCACGGCACCGGCCTGTTTTTCCCGATCGATCCCGGCGCCGACGCCTCCCTCGGCGGCATGGCCGCGACCCGCGCCTCGGGCACCAATGCCGTGCGCTACGGCACGATGCGTGAAAACGTGCTCGGTCTCACCGCAGTGATGGCCGACGGCAGCGTGATCCACACCGGCGGACGGGCGCGCAAGTCGTCCGCGGGCTACGACCTGACCCGCCTGCTGATCGGCTCCGAAGGCACGCTCGGCCTGATCACCGAGCTCGCGGTGCGCCTGCACCCCCTGCCGGAAGCGGTTTCGGCCGCGGTGTGCGCCTTTCCCGATGTGGTCTCGGCGGTAAACACGGTGATCCAGACCATCCAGCTCGGCATTCCGGTGGCGCGCATCGAGCTGGTCGACGATCTCACCGTGAAGGCGCTCAACCGCTACAGCAAGACCAGCCTGCGCGAAGCGCCGATGCTGTTCTTCGAATTCCACGGCACTCCGGCGAGCGTGGAGGAACAGGCGCGGACCGTGCAGGACGTCGCCGGCGAATACGGCGGCCTCGACTTCGAGTGGGCGCACCGCCCCGAAGACCGCAGCCGTCTGTGGGCAGCCCGCCACGACGTCTATTTCGCCAGCATCAACCTGCGCCCGGGGTGCCGCGGGCTGACGACCGACGTCTGCGTACCGATTTCCCGCCTCGCCGACTGCGTCGGCGCGACCCGCGCCGACATCGACGCATCGGGCCTCATCGCGCCCATCGTCGGCCATGTCGGCGACGGTAACTTCCACACCGTGATCCTCGTCGCCCCGCACGACGACGCTGAAATCGCCCGTGCCGAAGCGCTCAACCGGCGCATCGTCGAGCGTGCGCTGGAGATGGGCGGCACCTGCACCGGAGAGCACGGCATCGGCTTCGGCAAACAAGGCTTCATGCTGCGCGAGCACGGTGCGCCGGCGATCGAGGTGATGCGCCAGATCAAGCGTGCCCTCGACCCCGACGACCTGCTCAATCCGGGCAAGATCCTGCCGCCGGGCTGATCGGCCCCGCCCGAGGCGCAGCCGCCCGTCGCGCCGCCCGGCCTACAAGCGCTCGCCCTGCCGGGCGAGCAGCACCAGGGCCTGTGCGCGGTTGGACACGCCGAGCGCGCGGAAGATGGCGGTCATATGCACTTTGACCGTTCCCTCCGACAGCCCGAGCTGCTCGCCGATCTCCCGGTTCGTCTTCCCGCCGGCGAGCAGTTCGAGCACCCGGGCCTGCGCCGCGGTCAATCCGAAGCGGTCGCCGATCGCTCCCGGGCGCAGCACCGGCGCCGCCCGCCCGGCACGGGCCGGCATCGGCATCCCCCCCGCGAGCACCTCGCGCACCGCCTGCAGCAGGATTTCGCCCGAACTCGACTTCGACACGAAGCCCGACGCCCCCGCCTTCATCGCCC
The window above is part of the Thauera aromatica K172 genome. Proteins encoded here:
- the rpoB gene encoding DNA-directed RNA polymerase subunit beta; this translates as MAYSYTEKKRIRKSFAKRAAVLDAPFLLATQIESFAEFLQAETLPEVRHNQGLQAAFTSIFPISSHSGNARLEFVQYMLGEPAFDVKECQQRGLTFASPLRARVRLVIMDREAPKETIKEVKEQEVYMGEIPLMTTTGSFVINGTERVIVSQLHRSPGVFFEHDRGKTHSSGKLLFSARIIPYRGSWLDFEFDPKDYLYFRVDRRRKMPVTILLRAIGLTPEEILATFHDTDTFHLQSDGAQFELVPERLRGEVARFDITTADGRIIVAREKRITSKHIREIDQAGVKTMAVPDDFLLGRVIANNVADPATGEVLARANDEITEDLLDKLRLAGITELSTLYINDLDRGAYISQTLRIDETADQWAAKVAIYRMMRPGEPPTEDAVEGLFNGLFYAEERYDLSSVGRMKFNRRAYPEKIDDKAPGWLKRFYERVGAQGEDGPGVLVNEDILAVIGVLVELRNGRGEIDDIDHLGNRRVRSVGELAENQFRAGLVRVERAVKERLSQAESDNLMPHDLINAKPISAAIKEFFGSSQLSQFMDQTNPLSEITHKRRVSALGPGGLTRERAGFEVRDVHPTHYGRVCPIETPEGPNIGLINSLAVYARTNRHGFLETPYRKVNDGKVTDQIDFLSAIEEGQYVIAQANAEIDAEGMLAGDLVSCRHKGEFLLATSDQVQYMDVAPGQIVSVAASLIPFLEHDDANRALMGANMQRQAVPCLRPEKPLVGTGIERRVAVDSGTAVQATRGGIVDYVDANRIVIRVNDDETLAGEVGVDIYNMIKYTRSNQNTNINQRPVVKVGDRIARGDVVADGASTDLGELALGQNMLVGFMPWNGYNFEDSILISERVVADDRFTSIHVEELTVVARDTKLGPEEITRDIASLGEAQLSRLDESGIVYIGAEVEAGDVLVGKVTPKGETQLTPEEKLLRAIFGEKASDVKDTSLRVPSGMVGTVIDVQVFTREGIERDKRAQSIIDDQLRSFKTDLADQMRIVERDAFARIRRMIVGQKANGGPKKLAKGSEIADAYLDGLELYHWFDIRLADETLAVQLEAVREGLENTRKDFEQAFEIKKKKLTQGDELPPGVQKMVKVYLAVKRRLQPGDKMAGRHGNKGVVSKIVPVEDMPYMEDGTPLDIVLNPLGVPSRMNIGQILETHLGWAAKGLGQKIDRMLQAKASADELRGFLDQIYNSSGKAEDLAGFSDGDVADLAFNLKKGVPFATPVFDGAKEEEIRQMLELAGLPVGGQVTLYDGRTGEAFERQVTVGYKHVLKLHHLVDDKMHARSTGPYSLVTQQPLGGKAQFGGQRFGEMEVWALEAYGAAYTLQEMLTVKSDDVTGRTKVYENIVKGEHKIDSGMPESFNVLVKEIRSLAIDIDLDRNRN
- the rplL gene encoding 50S ribosomal protein L7/L12; its protein translation is MAISKEDILEAVAGMTVMELNDLVKAFEEKFGVSAASLAVAAPGAGAAAPAAEEKTEFDVILTGAGEKKVEVIKVVRAATGLGLKEAKDLVDGAPKAVKEGIAKADAEALKKQLEDAGAKVEIK
- the rplJ gene encoding 50S ribosomal protein L10, translated to MGLNLDDKKAVVAEVSAQVANAQTIAVAEYRGIAVGDLTVLRAKARESGVYLRVLKNTLVRRAIAGTPFEGLAEQLTGPLIYSVSQDPVAAAKVLNEFAKTNPKLVLKAGSYAGNTLDLAGVQALASIPSREELLAKLLGVMQAPVSGFAGALAALAKKREEEGAAA
- the rplA gene encoding 50S ribosomal protein L1, coding for MAKLSKRVQALRAKVDRNQAYPVADALRLVKECATAKFDESIDIAVNLGVDARKSDQVVRGSVVLPAGTGKSVRVAVFAQGEKAEAARAAGADVVGFDDLAEQVKAGNLDFDICIATPDAMRVVGQLGQILGPRGLMPNPKVGTVTMDVATAVKNAKAGQVQYRTDKGGLVHATIGRASFDVEALQQNLSAFIDALVKAKPAASKGLYLRRIAVSSTMGAGVRVETGSVNAA
- the rplK gene encoding 50S ribosomal protein L11; its protein translation is MAKKIIGYIKLQVPAGKANPSPPIGPALGQRGLNIMEFCKAFNAKTQGLEPGLPIPVVITAFADKSFTFIMKTPPATILIKKAAGLQKGSAKPHTDKVGKISRAQVEEIAKTKMPDLTAADMEAAVRTIAGSARSMGITVEGL
- the nusG gene encoding transcription termination/antitermination protein NusG; translation: MTKRWYVVHAYSGFEKSVQRALVERVNRAGMQDSFGQILVPVEEVVEMRGGQKTVTERKFFPGYVLVEMEMNDESWHLVKSTPKVTGFVGGTANRPAPISEKEVEKIMQQMQEGVDKPRPKVLFEIGEVVRVKEGPFTDFHGSVEDANYEKNKLRVSVTIFGRATPVELDFAQVEKT
- the secE gene encoding preprotein translocase subunit SecE, which codes for MADKLKFALALALLAAGVVGFYLLSEQALVLRVLAVLAGVAAGVAVASFSAPGQRFIGFARESVTETKKVVWPSRKETVQTTGLVFAFVVVMAIFLWFADKTLEWVLYDLVLGWK
- the tuf gene encoding elongation factor Tu, with the translated sequence MAKGKFERTKPHVNVGTIGHVDHGKTTLTAAITTILSKKFGGEAKAYDQIDAAPEEKARGITINTAHVEYETETRHYAHVDCPGHADYVKNMITGAAQMDGAILVCSAADGPMPQTREHILLARQVGVPYIIVFLNKCDMVDDEELLELVEMEVRELLSKYDFPGDDIPIVKGSALKALEGDQSPIGEPAILELAAALDSYIPTPERAIDKPFLLPIEDVFSISGRGTVVTGRVERGVVKVGEEIEIVGIKPTVKTTCTGVEMFRKLLDQGQAGDNVGVLLRGTKREDVERGQVLCKPGSITPHTHFTGEIYVLSKEEGGRHTPFFNNYRPQFYFRTTDVTGSISLPEGTEMVMPGDNVSITVKLICPIAMEEGLRFAIREGGRTVGAGVVAKIIE
- a CDS encoding FAD-binding oxidoreductase, producing the protein MTAPQSGAQRPLPAAFIDAMSTRFGARFTLSEAVRAHHGHDESHFPDALPDAVVFVHSTEETAAVVRCCREFAVPVIAFGTGSSLEGHILPVRGGISVDFSEMNKVLDIRVADLDVVVQPGVTRKQLNAELHGTGLFFPIDPGADASLGGMAATRASGTNAVRYGTMRENVLGLTAVMADGSVIHTGGRARKSSAGYDLTRLLIGSEGTLGLITELAVRLHPLPEAVSAAVCAFPDVVSAVNTVIQTIQLGIPVARIELVDDLTVKALNRYSKTSLREAPMLFFEFHGTPASVEEQARTVQDVAGEYGGLDFEWAHRPEDRSRLWAARHDVYFASINLRPGCRGLTTDVCVPISRLADCVGATRADIDASGLIAPIVGHVGDGNFHTVILVAPHDDAEIARAEALNRRIVERALEMGGTCTGEHGIGFGKQGFMLREHGAPAIEVMRQIKRALDPDDLLNPGKILPPG
- a CDS encoding response regulator transcription factor, producing MTKILIVEDHALVREAMAQSLSRLEPGVECIEADSADAALGIIERDGSLDLAVIDLVLPDMSGFSLLAVLARRFPDVPALVVSAIDDDASVRRAMKAGASGFVSKSSSGEILLQAVREVLAGGMPMPARAGRAAPVLRPGAIGDRFGLTAAQARVLELLAGGKTNREIGEQLGLSEGTVKVHMTAIFRALGVSNRAQALVLLARQGERL